The nucleotide window ATTGCTCCTAACAAGGATCCCGCATGTTTTGAGGAGGGTGTAGGCTTGTTTACTAGTCGGAACGGAGGATCGTTGTTCCCTGAAATGCGTAAGTCCTATTAGAGTAGGAATAATGATAGGACACCTTGCCAACCTCAACTGACCGCAAGCCGTACCCAACGGATGTTGTAGACCTCATCCTCATGGCACCAAAACGCAACCAGCACATCGCCATCGGGCAGCAAGGCAAGATTAGGGCAACCGAGTTTCAGCGAACGCAGTTCCTCCGTAGCAGTTGCCTCCCCAAACATTTTTGTGAGTCTGTCACCCTGCCACAGCACCTGCGGTTTGTCGTGTTGCCATTGCTCACCGTCAAGATGCGCGATAGTACCGCACAATCCCGTCGGGTCAATACCACGGTAAACACAAACGACACGCCCATCTGGCAGCGCCAACAGTTTACTGGTCTCTCCATTCAAGCCCGTCGGATGCGGTGGGGTTGAAAACGTCTTGCCATCGTGACTGACCGCGTAGCTGACCGCTTTGGTCTTACCGCTGCGTTCATCAAATGCCCAGCCAACAGCGAGCAGGCGTTCATCTGCCAACTGTACAACCGACTGCTCAAAATGGACGATATGTCGATGTATGTGGGCCAAGTCACCCCCTGATCGGCGGAAACCATCCCGATAACCTTCAAACCGTTGGGAGCTGATCCGTCCCAACACCGCAGGCATGATACCGGAGCCAACCATCGACCGTCTGCTAACTCGACAAGGGTGTGACAGACTTCAAAGGGTTGCCCCACCAGAGGTGGTGAGATGTACTGGAGTTGTCTCCAAGTCGAACCATCATCCGTGCTCCGCGCTACCATTAAATCCATCTCCGCCACACCTGTTGTGTCTGGATTCCAGATACCCTGTTCCGTGTCGTCGCGGTAAAAACGAGCGATGAATGCGACCAGTTCACCATCCGACATCCGTCTCGGTCGCCCAATGTGCGTGGTGCGCCGCGTCGGATGCTGGATCAGATTATCAGGAAACATTGGCACAGGCGCGTCCCAAGTCTCCCCACCATCATGACTGTGGTTGATATAGGTACGGTAATCCAAACTCTCAACCGCCTCACCGATGTCAAACGCGGCAATTAGTTCGTTCTGGTCAATGACCACCAAGGTTGGGTGCCACGCATGTCGAGCGCGAAGATGTGGCTTCGGGTTACGGTAGATGTGGCCGGTCCCACGAATCTCAATCATCGGTTTAATCGCTCCCATTTGTGCGACAATTTGAGTCTCTGAGGAAAACTTAGAATCATCTTAGGTTAACTTTTTATTTTTTAGATACATCATCAGATTCTTCATCTCCCGAATGACTCTATCCTCTCTAGTGGCGATCATATTAAACAACCCACGCGGTGGAATGCTTCTCTTCCTCACAGTACCCTTGGAGGTCTTAGAGATAAAATCGCCGTAACGTTCAGGAGTGATTCCCAGATATTTGATTGAAAGGTAATATTCTGAAGGTTGTCTCGTCACCGTGCCATCAAGAATATTTCCGGTTTTTCTCCTACCGTAACTGACGATATAGCATCGATCACTTGCCTTGTTGATAATTGTATATCCCGCCTCATCAATGGATTCGTTCCAGCATTCCTCAAATCCATTTGTTGGCATACGGTCCCTCAACTCCTGTGCCGACCGCATGACGACCCTTTCACGAATCGGGGTTCTTGTGATATACAAATCCTTCTCTTTAATCCTTTGCCGAATTGGTCCCTGCATCAGATAGACATTATCCAGAGTATATATCACACTGTTATTGACCCCTTTTGCCAGATTAAGGTGTTTTTCAACAATATCTTTATTGAGAGGATGCAGCTGGTATTGACCGTTTGAGTTAAAAGCACCCCGTAATTTCCTGCGACATTCAATGTCTGCGAATCTGTCTTTTGGGAGGGCTGTTTCTATTTGTAGTTCATAATCCACAAACAGGTCATTTGTTGCGTTGATTCGTGCTTCTTGTGTGTCCGCTAGGAGCGTCAACCCTGTCTGACTTTTGGACAAAACCCGACCAATGAGGTTATCCTGTCGTAACGTGCGTATCTTTTGAGAGATTAGCTCAAGCGTAGGTGGGTCCATCTCCTCAATCATGATTTTATGTTCCCACCGCGTGCCTCTCTCATGGGCAAGAATTTGGAGCTGTTGCATCTGACCATTGGAGTGGATATACCCCAATACTGTCCACGGATCAAAAGTAGTACGGTATCCCCCTGCCGCTTTAGAAATATCACCTGCTAGCACAC belongs to Candidatus Poribacteria bacterium and includes:
- a CDS encoding exo-alpha-sialidase; amino-acid sequence: MIEIRGTGHIYRNPKPHLRARHAWHPTLVVIDQNELIAAFDIGEAVESLDYRTYINHSHDGGETWDAPVPMFPDNLIQHPTRRTTHIGRPRRMSDGELVAFIARFYRDDTEQGIWNPDTTGVAEMDLMVARSTDDGSTWRQLQYISPPLVGQPFEVCHTLVELADGRWLAPVSCLRCWDGSAPNGLKVIGMVSADQGVTWPTYIDISSILSSRLYSWQMNACSLLAGHLMNAAVRPKRSATRSVTMARRFQPHRIRRA